The Montipora capricornis isolate CH-2021 chromosome 6, ASM3666992v2, whole genome shotgun sequence genome has a window encoding:
- the LOC138051520 gene encoding UBX domain-containing protein 10-like, producing the protein MYDATIGLNKLVDFFSEDTRELLSKDTLFHHNGGRPMMHSAEEHRKQERAGRQKKETIPNSVKAAMPASSGVRRHSDGKFVGRPLSRHGKRPPSSKSLDSDITMRTNENDKASQEGHFLYQRPQQDEKSLLLRQHSNELISSHGSQFVPRPPSRQREQGRPISAKGRVRPGPHVRRENKGSGEASPQISSHPPLKSQSSFSKYTPLPSIGTGLLPELENYHVSSDSQVKRKNNDDADNFNHLLQSTAGLSIQHTLPNEPSETEPGRIHLAVKLLDGSRHERWFRNTETLGAVMAFAASLSKDKLPPCQFCTNEVPRRIFDDFSLSLSQAEIHSRTVLHLEEKED; encoded by the exons ATGTACGACGCCACAATCGGTCTAAATAAACTGGTCGATTTCTTTTCGGAGGACACTCGGGAGTTGCTAAGCAAAGACACTCTTTTCCACCATAATGGCGGACGCCCGATGATGCACTCAGCAGAAGAACACAGAAAACAAGAACGAGCAGGaaggcaaaaaaaagaaacgattcCAAATTCAGTCAAGGCTGCAATGCCCGCTTCATCGGGTGTAAGACGTCACAGCGATG GCAAGTTTGTTGGTCGTCCATTATCAAGGCATGGTAAAAGACCACCCAGCAGCAAATCCCTGGACAGTGACATAACAATGAGAACCAATGAAAATGACAAGGCCTCCCAAGAAGGGCACTTTTTATACCAAAGACCACAACAAGATGAGAAAAGCCTTTTGCTGCGTCAACATTCTAATGAACTTATTTCTTCTCATGGATCTCAATTTGTTCCAAGACCCCCATCAAGACAAAGAGAACAAGGCCGTCCCATATCAGCCAAAGGTAGAGTGCGACCTGGTCCTCATGTAAGAAGAGAGAATAAAGGATCAGGAGAAGCTTCCCCTCAAATATCGTCACATCCACCACTCAAATCACAGTCGTCTTTCTCAAAATACACACCTCTTCCTTCGATTGGTACTGGGCTGCTGCCAGAGCTTGAAAATTACCATGTCTCTAGTGATTCTcaggtgaaaagaaaaaacaatgatGATGCCGACAACTTCAACCATTTATTGCAAAGTACAGCAGGTCTGTCAATTCAGCACACACTTCCTAATGAACCATCAGAGACAGAGCCAGGGAGAATACATCTAGCTGTAAAGCTTTTAGATGGATCTCGTCATGAAAGGTGGTTCAGGAACACTGAAACTCTCGGAGCAGTGATGGCGTTTGCGGCATCACTAAGCAAGGATAAGCTTCCTCCATGCCAGTTCTGCACTAATGAGGTTCCGAGAAGGATTTTTGACGATTTTTCTCTTAGTCTTTCTCAAGCGGAGATCCACTCAAGAACGGTTCTTCATCTTGAGGAAAAAGAAGACTAG
- the LOC138051515 gene encoding tumor necrosis factor receptor superfamily member 16-like: MNSIILAIWTFIWYVSIAACCQPNQFTSSIDKSSCCEYCQAGYYMIKECVGSTPTQCQPCRPGSFTSGPNKEVTCKSCRECDSGKVKKTECTKTRDTQCKCPQDTFFDNILLKCSDCTECGAGQRTISICQKEKDAECATCGKGTYLHRRENKCVSCGRCKKGQTVIEECAPSHDTVCENGYYRQPTKSPTDNQPFLKVKTSQAPMTKPGTSLQRDDTEVPNLAVKEDGKLSTREGILIGIVVFLVIVVLLLVIMVCKGRRKYTVHKCDRKKDVISTKIAESAIKENNIMFRTVRADVVEKLGHILNSKSGKNWKHLAGLMGYSSTDTQFWNVTPTDATQNLLSNWSTRNGSTVYALYNMLKKLQRDDAAAIIRPLLVDQVVDGESV; encoded by the exons ATGAACTCCATTATCCTAGCAATTTGGACATTTATTTGG TATGTAAGCATAGCTGCATGCTGTCAGCCGAATCAGTTCACGTCTTCAATTGACAAATCTTCCTGTTGTGAATACTGCCAAGCAGGATATTACATGATAAAAGAATGTGTTGGATCAACGCCAACACAATGCCAGCCCTGTCGTCCTGGTTCTTTTACAAGTGGGCCAAACAAAGAAGTGACTTGTAAATCTTGTAGAGAGTGTGACAGCGGAAAAGTAAAAAAGACCGAATGTACCAAGACAAGGGATACCCAGTGTAAATGCCCGCAAGATACGTTCTTTGATAATATATTGCTAAAATGTTCAGACTGCACTGAATGTGGCGCAGGACAACGAACAATTTCAATTTGTCAAAAAGAAAAGGATGCGGAATGTGCGACTTGTGGCAAG GGTACATACCTGCATAGAAGGGAAAATAAATGTGTTTCTTGTGGACGTTGTAAAAAAGGTCAAACAGTGATAGAAGAATGTGCCCCATCACACGACACTGTTTGCGAGAATGGCTATTACCGTCAACCCACAAAGAGTCCAACAGATAACCAACCTTTTCTAAAGGTCAAGACAAGTCAAGCACCCATGACCAAACCTGGGACTTCTCTTCAAAGAG ATGACACTGAAGTGCCTAATTTGGCAGTCAAAGAGGATGGCAAATTGAGTACAAGAGAGGGGATTCTGATAGGCATTGTAGTGTTTTTGGTAATCGTGGTCCTGCTTTTAGTGATAATGGTTTGCAAAGGACGCAGAAAGTACACTGTACACAAATGTGATAGAAAGAAAG ATGTAATCTCCACGAAGATTGCAGAATCAGCAATTAAAG aaaataatattatgtttAGAACTGTCCGAGCTGATGTAGTGGAGAAATTAGGGCatattttaaattcaaaaagtggaaagaactgGAAGCATTTGGCTGGGTTAATGGGATACAGCAGCACAGATACACAGTTCTGGAATGTTACTCCGACAGACGCCACTCAGAATCTCTTATCTAATTGGTCCACAAGGAATGGATCAACAGTTTATGCACTGTACAATATGTTAAAGAAGCTGCAAAGGGATGATGCAGCAGCCATAATTCGTCCTCTGCTTGTTGATCAGGTGGTCGATGGTGAAAGTGTGTAA